The Natrinema salifodinae genome includes a window with the following:
- a CDS encoding dihydrodipicolinate synthase family protein, which produces MAHHDPGADDPLSLRGVVPPTVTAFEEDESVDYETTAAHARFVVDRGAHGVFPLGTNGEFPLLSDEERDRVIEAVVDEVGDEVPVIAGVGAPSTHRTVAHAEHAESVGADGIVVVTPYYYPLDREGALEHYRRVAEAVSLPVYIYHIPSKTGNDLSLETLADLAEIDAVAGVKDSSKDVPWLAQAIDAHSDLTFLAGSDSLIFTGLEIGCSGAVSAVANVFPELVVECYEAYDDGDEDRARELQSTIFDVRDAFKHGGAYMSGVKTALRLRDFDAGPLRSPLRLKDDDSAAEMRERLDAVEYDLDGI; this is translated from the coding sequence ATGGCACATCACGATCCCGGTGCCGACGATCCGCTCTCGCTTCGCGGCGTCGTCCCGCCGACCGTCACCGCGTTCGAGGAAGACGAGTCAGTCGATTACGAGACGACGGCCGCCCACGCCAGGTTCGTCGTCGATCGGGGCGCCCACGGCGTCTTCCCGCTTGGAACCAACGGGGAGTTCCCGCTGCTCTCGGACGAGGAGCGCGACCGGGTTATCGAGGCCGTCGTCGACGAGGTCGGCGACGAGGTCCCCGTCATCGCCGGCGTCGGCGCGCCGAGCACGCACCGGACCGTCGCTCACGCCGAGCACGCCGAGTCGGTCGGCGCTGACGGGATCGTCGTCGTCACGCCCTACTACTATCCGCTGGATCGTGAGGGCGCCCTCGAGCACTATCGACGGGTCGCCGAGGCGGTCTCCCTGCCGGTCTACATCTACCACATCCCGAGCAAGACCGGGAACGACCTCTCCTTAGAGACGCTCGCCGATCTCGCCGAGATCGACGCCGTCGCCGGCGTCAAGGACTCGAGCAAGGACGTCCCCTGGCTCGCCCAGGCGATCGACGCGCATTCCGACCTGACGTTCCTCGCGGGCTCGGACTCGCTGATCTTCACCGGACTCGAGATCGGCTGTTCGGGCGCGGTCAGCGCCGTCGCGAACGTCTTCCCGGAGCTGGTCGTCGAGTGCTACGAGGCCTACGACGACGGCGACGAGGATCGCGCGCGTGAGCTCCAGAGCACGATTTTCGACGTTCGCGACGCGTTCAAGCACGGCGGCGCGTACATGTCCGGCGTCAAGACCGCGCTCCGACTGCGCGACTTCGACGCCGGGCCGCTGCGGAGCCCGCTCCGGCTGAAAGACGACGACTCCGCCGCCGAGATGCGCGAGCGACTCGACGCCGTCGAGTACGACCTCGACGGGATCTGA
- a CDS encoding helix-turn-helix domain-containing protein yields MTTIAELSLSTDEFALAETFQRLPSLEVRVESVVAEGPVRTMPLVWFCNTDRADLEAALEADPTVAEHLQLLENAEDDELFYRLHYTDEIGSVCCCVYEHGGTVLDAQVSDGQWTLRLLFPHREELSDAVSNIEDHGVRVDVKRMVEAGQDEDLETTAALTEPQQEAIAEAYRQGYYDVPREISLEELANELDISHQALSERLRRANRVLAGEQLDEPASEMATPD; encoded by the coding sequence ATGACGACGATCGCAGAACTCTCGCTTTCGACCGACGAGTTCGCACTCGCAGAGACCTTCCAACGACTGCCGTCACTCGAGGTCCGCGTCGAAAGCGTCGTCGCGGAAGGGCCGGTCCGAACCATGCCGCTCGTTTGGTTCTGTAACACCGATCGAGCGGACCTCGAGGCGGCCCTCGAGGCGGACCCGACCGTCGCCGAACACCTCCAGCTGCTCGAGAACGCCGAAGACGACGAACTGTTCTACCGGCTCCACTACACCGACGAGATCGGCTCCGTCTGCTGTTGCGTCTACGAGCACGGCGGAACGGTACTCGACGCACAGGTGTCCGACGGCCAGTGGACGCTTCGGCTCCTCTTTCCCCACCGCGAGGAACTCTCCGACGCCGTCTCGAACATCGAAGACCACGGCGTCCGCGTCGACGTCAAGCGCATGGTCGAGGCCGGCCAGGACGAGGACCTCGAGACCACCGCGGCCCTGACCGAGCCCCAGCAGGAGGCCATCGCCGAGGCCTACCGCCAGGGCTACTACGACGTTCCCCGAGAGATCTCGCTCGAGGAACTCGCCAACGAACTCGACATCTCCCACCAGGCGCTCTCCGAGCGCCTTCGGCGGGCCAACCGCGTGCTGGCGGGCGAACAGTTAGACGAGCCCGCGAGCGAGATGGCGACGCCCGACTAA
- a CDS encoding HAD family hydrolase, producing the protein MERYDLVYRLYDEYETETLREYQEFVDVFPAVDSRVALDHWQGASEELEQRKNDIRSDFAAGETFAEVAAHATRDQAFTALDLESKYGRAVNVLVLDVDETLRSAGGTDNEIPRETLHVLTEFHELGVPIVICTGQTLENVKGFAIQGLGSEIVHSGNLSIVYEAGTGVFTPGHGADTKQLLYEDLDAEIRDVFDNVRSRVLPEAPERLRRGCHLQGNEFNVTMKPNYETGSADAREVIDEALIYLIDLLADAVGTASERAGGETGAESDGIDASDDDADDGNGGTSLAGETVADWTRAFYADQDPEIRAVLEGEGAYPDLDADAVPDRLAAVLDRIDVAYYEADAAEIGSLELNKVAGVERALDVLGIDDPFALVMGDSKSDLRVMEWVAENDAGIAAAPEHASQDTLEHVLETDELVFDRGKSVDVLRTVYALNRFARLG; encoded by the coding sequence ATGGAACGATACGATCTCGTCTACCGGCTCTACGACGAGTACGAGACGGAGACGTTGCGGGAGTATCAGGAGTTCGTCGACGTCTTCCCGGCGGTCGACTCCCGGGTCGCGTTAGACCACTGGCAGGGCGCGAGCGAGGAGCTCGAGCAGCGAAAGAACGATATCCGCTCGGATTTCGCGGCCGGCGAGACGTTCGCGGAGGTCGCCGCGCACGCGACGCGCGACCAGGCATTTACCGCGCTCGACCTCGAGTCGAAGTACGGCCGCGCGGTGAACGTCCTCGTGCTCGACGTCGACGAGACGCTGCGCTCCGCGGGCGGGACGGACAACGAGATCCCCCGGGAGACGCTGCACGTCCTGACTGAGTTCCACGAGTTGGGCGTCCCGATCGTCATCTGTACGGGCCAGACCTTAGAGAACGTCAAGGGGTTCGCGATCCAGGGTCTGGGCAGCGAGATCGTCCACTCTGGGAACCTCTCGATCGTCTACGAGGCCGGAACGGGCGTGTTCACGCCGGGTCACGGCGCGGACACGAAACAACTGCTCTACGAGGACCTCGACGCGGAGATTCGAGACGTCTTCGACAACGTGCGATCGCGCGTGCTGCCCGAGGCGCCCGAACGGCTCCGGCGCGGCTGTCACCTCCAGGGTAACGAGTTCAACGTCACGATGAAGCCAAACTACGAGACCGGCTCCGCGGACGCCCGCGAGGTCATCGACGAGGCGCTGATCTACCTCATCGACCTGCTCGCGGACGCTGTCGGGACGGCAAGCGAGCGAGCCGGCGGCGAGACCGGTGCCGAGAGCGACGGGATCGACGCGTCCGACGACGACGCCGACGACGGCAACGGCGGGACGAGCCTGGCTGGCGAAACGGTCGCCGACTGGACCCGCGCCTTCTACGCCGACCAGGACCCCGAGATCCGAGCCGTCCTCGAGGGCGAGGGTGCCTATCCCGACCTCGACGCCGACGCGGTTCCCGATCGACTCGCGGCGGTGCTCGATCGAATCGACGTCGCCTACTACGAGGCCGATGCGGCCGAAATCGGCAGCCTCGAACTGAACAAAGTGGCCGGCGTCGAGCGCGCGCTCGACGTCCTCGGGATCGACGACCCGTTCGCGCTGGTGATGGGTGACTCCAAGAGCGACCTGCGCGTGATGGAGTGGGTCGCGGAGAACGACGCCGGCATCGCGGCCGCCCCGGAACACGCCTCTCAGGACACCTTGGAGCACGTGCTCGAGACGGACGAACTCGTCTTCGACCGCGGGAAGAGCGTCGACGTGCTCCGGACGGTCTACGCGCTCAACCGCTTCGCCAGGCTCGGCTGA
- a CDS encoding glucose 1-dehydrogenase, with protein MKAIAVEPGAGVPEIVDLPVPDPAPGEALVRICRVGVDGTDYEVIEGSHGGVPDGDDRLVLGHEAVGVVEDANGTALEEGQYVVPTVRRPPAGTETNEYFERGEPDMAPEGEYVERGIVGEHGFMAEYITSPAEDLVPISDDLAEWGFLVEPISITEKAIEHARAARSAFDWQPESALVLGNGSLGLLTAAMFTTTPDYERVYCLGRRDRPDPSIDILERLGVTYIDSRETSVPEIPDAYEPMDVVYEATGYPKHPFEAVDALAPNGVAAVLGVPDDMHFEIDGGKLHRELVLHNKALVGSVNSNRGHFESAIDTLAALPDWVLEEIVTGVYGLDAVERAFPRATAAVPAGHGAATGADDDTTIKTAVEFDGI; from the coding sequence ATGAAAGCTATCGCAGTTGAGCCCGGTGCGGGCGTGCCCGAAATCGTCGACCTCCCGGTTCCCGACCCCGCGCCAGGCGAGGCGCTCGTGCGAATCTGTCGCGTGGGTGTCGACGGCACCGATTACGAGGTCATCGAGGGGAGCCACGGCGGCGTCCCCGACGGCGACGACCGCCTGGTCCTCGGCCACGAGGCCGTCGGCGTCGTCGAGGACGCCAACGGAACGGCGCTCGAGGAGGGCCAGTACGTCGTCCCCACGGTCCGCCGACCGCCCGCGGGCACCGAGACCAACGAGTACTTCGAGCGCGGCGAGCCCGACATGGCGCCCGAAGGCGAGTACGTCGAGCGCGGCATCGTCGGCGAGCACGGGTTCATGGCCGAGTACATCACGAGTCCGGCCGAGGACCTCGTGCCGATCTCCGACGACCTGGCCGAATGGGGCTTCCTGGTCGAACCGATCAGCATCACCGAGAAGGCGATCGAACACGCCCGCGCGGCCCGGTCGGCGTTCGACTGGCAGCCGGAGTCCGCACTCGTCCTCGGAAACGGCTCCCTGGGGCTGTTGACCGCCGCGATGTTTACGACGACCCCTGACTACGAACGCGTCTACTGCCTCGGCCGACGGGATCGACCCGACCCGTCCATCGACATCCTCGAACGGCTGGGCGTGACCTACATCGACTCCCGCGAGACGTCGGTCCCCGAAATTCCGGACGCCTACGAGCCGATGGACGTCGTCTACGAGGCGACCGGCTACCCGAAACACCCCTTCGAGGCGGTCGACGCGCTCGCCCCGAACGGCGTCGCCGCCGTCTTGGGTGTCCCCGACGACATGCACTTCGAGATCGACGGCGGCAAACTCCACCGCGAACTGGTCCTCCACAACAAGGCCCTTGTCGGCAGCGTCAACTCCAACCGCGGCCACTTCGAGTCGGCCATCGACACGCTCGCGGCGCTGCCCGACTGGGTACTCGAAGAGATCGTGACCGGCGTCTACGGTCTCGACGCGGTCGAACGGGCGTTCCCGCGCGCGACCGCGGCCGTCCCGGCCGGCCACGGCGCGGCAACGGGTGCGGATGACGATACGACTATAAAAACAGCGGTCGAATTCGACGGTATATGA
- the gfcR gene encoding transcriptional regulator GfcR, protein MKNVDDLIESAAELADRGLSKGEIADELNVSRETASWLVERSGATPQPTDQATQRPEASASGPQDIHVDWSAIGRDSKRMSDVASAMADLLAKHGEDVDLTIGIEKAGGPIATLVARELETDLGTYTPAKHQWEEGDIEDLGGTFSRNFAGIRDRECYVVDDTITSGTTMRESIEAIRAEGGKPLACVVLADKQGLEEIEGVPVYSLLQVISVGKDD, encoded by the coding sequence ATGAAAAACGTCGACGACCTGATCGAGAGCGCGGCCGAGCTCGCCGACCGGGGCCTCTCGAAGGGCGAGATCGCAGACGAACTGAACGTCTCCCGCGAGACCGCGAGCTGGCTCGTCGAGCGCAGCGGCGCGACGCCGCAACCGACCGACCAGGCGACCCAGCGGCCGGAGGCCAGTGCGAGCGGCCCGCAGGACATCCACGTCGACTGGTCCGCGATCGGCCGGGACAGCAAGCGGATGAGCGACGTCGCCTCGGCGATGGCCGACTTGCTCGCCAAACACGGCGAGGACGTCGACCTGACGATCGGCATCGAGAAGGCCGGCGGTCCCATCGCGACGTTGGTCGCGCGCGAACTCGAGACCGACCTCGGAACGTACACGCCCGCGAAACACCAGTGGGAGGAAGGCGACATCGAGGACCTGGGCGGCACGTTCAGCCGGAACTTCGCCGGCATCCGCGACCGGGAGTGCTACGTGGTCGACGACACCATCACCAGCGGTACCACCATGCGCGAGTCGATCGAGGCGATCCGCGCCGAGGGCGGGAAGCCGCTGGCCTGCGTCGTCCTCGCGGACAAGCAGGGCCTCGAGGAGATCGAGGGTGTTCCCGTTTACTCGCTGCTGCAGGTCATCAGCGTCGGCAAGGACGACTGA
- a CDS encoding alpha/beta hydrolase translates to MTDTNRAAVLRRRFLGTTGTIGTLAVAGCSRLNPSDESSTDQSSERDDEETNDDQAPAVSVHEDVTYAVRDAGEMKLDLYVPAVDENPPLVVYVHGGGWVFETRKNAPDLERYAAEWGCATASVSYRLAAVPDDADLPGDGIADNPTPRGVFPNQLVDVKAAIRWLRANANEYGFDPDRVATWGASAGGHLAALAGTLDDIEALPGDAYPDAAVEKDVAPDQSGAVQAVVDWYGVSDLLELPGRPGGLESLLLGGPVSENRDQARRASPTTYVGPETPPFLVMHGREDQVVSIRQSELLFEALKASGVGATMYELHALGHVFGAESERTAMARLTGEPRPAQTVTATARLEEGASTDGLLGSVPPAGPDAIERFLDRALA, encoded by the coding sequence ATGACCGATACCAACCGCGCGGCAGTGTTACGACGGCGCTTCCTGGGAACGACCGGAACGATCGGCACGCTCGCAGTCGCGGGCTGTTCGCGACTGAACCCGAGCGACGAATCGAGCACCGATCAGTCGAGCGAGCGGGACGACGAGGAGACGAACGATGACCAGGCGCCCGCCGTTTCGGTTCACGAAGACGTTACGTACGCCGTCCGCGATGCGGGCGAGATGAAACTTGACCTGTACGTCCCGGCGGTGGACGAGAACCCGCCGCTCGTCGTCTACGTCCACGGCGGCGGCTGGGTTTTCGAAACCCGGAAGAACGCGCCGGATCTGGAGCGGTACGCCGCGGAATGGGGCTGTGCGACGGCGAGCGTGAGCTACCGATTAGCGGCGGTCCCGGACGACGCCGACCTCCCGGGAGACGGCATCGCGGACAACCCGACCCCGAGAGGCGTCTTTCCGAACCAACTCGTCGACGTGAAGGCCGCGATCAGGTGGCTCCGGGCGAATGCCAACGAGTACGGGTTCGACCCGGACCGCGTGGCGACGTGGGGCGCGTCTGCCGGCGGGCACCTTGCGGCCCTCGCGGGCACCCTCGACGATATCGAGGCCCTCCCCGGAGACGCCTATCCGGACGCTGCCGTCGAGAAGGACGTCGCACCCGACCAGTCGGGCGCCGTCCAGGCCGTCGTCGACTGGTACGGCGTTAGCGACTTACTCGAACTCCCGGGTCGACCAGGCGGGCTCGAATCGCTCCTCCTGGGCGGGCCCGTCTCGGAGAATCGAGACCAGGCCAGGCGCGCGAGTCCGACGACCTACGTCGGTCCGGAGACGCCGCCGTTTCTCGTCATGCACGGCCGCGAGGACCAGGTCGTCTCGATCCGGCAGAGCGAACTGCTGTTCGAGGCGCTGAAGGCGTCCGGTGTCGGCGCGACGATGTACGAACTCCACGCGCTGGGCCACGTCTTCGGAGCGGAGTCGGAACGGACGGCGATGGCACGGCTCACGGGGGAGCCACGGCCCGCACAGACGGTCACCGCGACCGCCCGTCTCGAGGAGGGGGCGTCGACGGACGGCCTGCTCGGGAGCGTCCCGCCCGCGGGACCGGATGCGATCGAACGGTTTCTCGATCGAGCGCTCGCGTGA
- a CDS encoding transcription initiation factor IIB, with product MTRSTRQRERTRERDETEDQEGVRACPECESDNLVKDSDRGELICEDCGLVVEEEQIDPGPEWRAFNHQERQEKSRVGAPTTQTMHDKGLTTTIDWKDKDAYGRSISSKKRSQMHRLRKWQERIRTKDAGERNLQFALSEIDRMASALGVPRSVREVASVIYRRALKEDLIRGRSIEGVATSALYAACRKEGIPRSLEEISEVSRVERKEIGRTYRYISQELGLEMRPVDPKKYVPRFCSELELSEEVQTKANEIIEKTAEEGLLSGKSPTGYAAAAIYAASLLCNEKKTQREVADVAQVTEVTIRNRYQEQIEAMGIHG from the coding sequence ATGACACGGTCCACCCGCCAGCGGGAGCGAACGCGCGAGAGGGACGAGACCGAGGATCAGGAGGGGGTACGTGCCTGCCCCGAGTGTGAATCGGATAATCTCGTCAAGGACTCCGACCGGGGAGAGCTCATCTGTGAAGACTGTGGGCTCGTCGTGGAGGAGGAACAGATCGACCCCGGCCCGGAGTGGCGGGCGTTCAACCATCAGGAACGGCAGGAGAAGTCCCGCGTCGGCGCCCCGACCACCCAGACGATGCACGACAAGGGGCTGACGACGACCATCGACTGGAAGGACAAAGACGCCTACGGTCGCTCGATTTCCTCGAAGAAGCGCAGCCAGATGCACCGGCTGCGCAAGTGGCAGGAGCGCATCCGCACGAAGGACGCCGGCGAGCGAAACCTCCAGTTCGCGCTCAGCGAGATCGACCGGATGGCCTCCGCGCTGGGCGTCCCGCGGTCGGTCCGCGAGGTCGCGTCGGTGATCTATCGACGCGCGCTCAAGGAAGACCTCATCCGCGGCCGCTCGATCGAGGGCGTCGCGACGTCCGCGCTGTACGCCGCCTGTCGGAAGGAAGGCATCCCGCGAAGCCTCGAAGAAATCTCGGAAGTCTCCCGCGTCGAACGCAAAGAGATCGGTCGTACGTATCGATACATCTCGCAGGAACTCGGCCTCGAGATGCGTCCCGTCGACCCGAAAAAGTACGTCCCCCGCTTCTGTTCTGAACTCGAACTGTCCGAAGAGGTCCAGACCAAGGCCAACGAAATCATCGAGAAGACGGCCGAGGAAGGACTGCTCTCCGGGAAGTCACCCACGGGCTACGCCGCGGCTGCGATCTACGCTGCGTCGCTGCTCTGCAACGAGAAAAAGACCCAGCGCGAGGTCGCCGATGTCGCACAGGTGACCGAGGTGACGATCCGAAACCGGTATCAGGAACAGATCGAAGCGATGGGCATCCACGGGTAA
- the rnhA gene encoding ribonuclease HI — translation MPVIECDVETARERLEDAGVTVESGNTDHECWRASRGSATAVAYDEKVVIQGSNPQDLEALLREGGGRAHLYFDGASRGNPGPAAIGWVIVTGNGIVAEGGETIGTTTNNQAEYEALIRALETARDYGYDEVHVRGDSELIVKQVRGEYDTNSPDLREKRVTVHELLAAFDEWTLEHVPREINDRADELANEALDQA, via the coding sequence ATGCCGGTCATCGAGTGCGACGTCGAGACGGCCCGCGAACGACTCGAAGATGCGGGCGTGACCGTTGAGTCGGGAAACACGGACCACGAGTGCTGGCGGGCCAGCCGCGGATCGGCGACCGCCGTCGCCTACGACGAGAAGGTCGTGATCCAGGGATCGAACCCGCAGGACCTCGAAGCGCTGCTCCGTGAGGGCGGCGGCCGCGCTCACCTCTACTTCGACGGTGCGTCCCGGGGCAACCCCGGCCCCGCCGCCATCGGCTGGGTGATCGTCACGGGCAACGGCATCGTCGCCGAGGGCGGCGAGACCATCGGGACGACGACGAACAACCAGGCGGAGTACGAGGCGCTGATCAGGGCCCTCGAAACCGCGCGGGACTACGGCTACGACGAGGTCCACGTCCGCGGCGACTCCGAACTCATTGTCAAGCAGGTCCGCGGGGAGTACGACACCAACAGCCCCGACCTCCGCGAGAAGCGCGTGACGGTCCACGAACTGCTCGCCGCGTTCGACGAGTGGACTCTCGAGCACGTGCCCCGCGAGATCAACGACCGCGCCGACGAGTTGGCCAACGAAGCGCTGGACCAGGCCTGA
- a CDS encoding DUF7108 family protein yields the protein MTDPNANAVDTDADTDADADGETTDSDGSDVDTGDLPRGVVDEAERLTRLARSAVDDNEAAAYKDHREDLLDDHDFTSRIRTDDRDDVLVCHPEEWHEDGVIRTDRIEDIDRAVEIPLEGTGDPDDWEDVDTTNRTLVDEVRATHGDVHGDNVALLADFAGNHYAKPIDSLTSAELSEFLTEYFVRNAWPSAKQQEVIEESIELVFETAGEPTPEL from the coding sequence ATGACGGATCCGAACGCGAACGCGGTCGACACCGATGCCGATACCGACGCCGACGCGGACGGTGAGACGACCGATTCCGACGGCAGCGACGTCGACACCGGCGACCTCCCCCGCGGCGTCGTCGACGAAGCCGAGCGACTGACCAGGCTCGCGCGCAGCGCGGTCGACGACAACGAGGCCGCGGCCTACAAGGACCACCGCGAGGACCTACTCGACGACCACGACTTCACTTCTCGCATCCGCACCGACGACCGTGACGACGTGCTCGTCTGCCACCCCGAGGAGTGGCACGAGGACGGTGTCATCCGAACCGACCGGATCGAGGACATCGATCGCGCCGTCGAGATCCCGCTCGAGGGAACGGGTGATCCGGACGACTGGGAGGATGTAGACACCACCAACCGGACGCTGGTCGACGAGGTCAGGGCCACCCACGGCGACGTCCACGGCGACAACGTGGCCTTGCTCGCCGACTTCGCCGGCAACCACTACGCGAAACCGATCGACTCGCTAACAAGCGCGGAGCTCTCGGAGTTCCTGACGGAGTACTTCGTGCGCAACGCCTGGCCGTCGGCAAAACAACAGGAGGTAATCGAGGAGTCGATCGAACTCGTCTTCGAGACGGCCGGCGAACCGACGCCGGAGTTGTAG
- a CDS encoding PadR family transcriptional regulator, with product MSEAQSITGEQSIARELTAFQTNILTILAKEPMYGLAIKRELEDYYGTEVNHGRLYPNLDELVELGLVEKSELDKRTNQYSLTDDGYDAVLDGIQWSLSKVVTGEDRADEIREIVENSH from the coding sequence ATGTCAGAGGCACAATCAATCACCGGCGAACAGAGTATCGCACGCGAACTCACGGCGTTCCAGACAAACATCCTCACCATCCTCGCCAAGGAGCCGATGTACGGCCTGGCGATCAAGCGAGAGCTCGAGGACTACTACGGAACGGAAGTAAACCACGGCCGTCTCTACCCCAACCTCGACGAGCTCGTCGAGCTCGGCCTGGTCGAGAAGAGCGAACTCGACAAGCGAACCAACCAGTACTCGCTGACCGACGACGGCTACGACGCCGTCCTCGACGGTATCCAGTGGAGCCTCTCGAAGGTCGTCACGGGCGAAGACCGTGCCGACGAGATCCGAGAGATCGTCGAGAACAGCCACTAA
- a CDS encoding inorganic diphosphatase translates to MVNLWEDLETGPNPPEEIYAVVECLKGERNKYEYDKDVPGVVLDRVLHSNVHYPSDYGFIPQSYYDDEDPFDVLVLVEDQTFPGCIIEARPVALMKMDDDGEQDDKVIAVPSEDPRYDHIEDLEDIPQQQLDEIDEFFATYKNLEAGKEVETQGWEDKQAAYDAIEHAQELYEENFE, encoded by the coding sequence ATGGTCAACCTCTGGGAAGACCTCGAAACCGGACCGAACCCGCCCGAAGAGATCTACGCCGTCGTGGAGTGTCTCAAGGGCGAGCGGAACAAGTACGAGTACGACAAGGACGTTCCCGGGGTCGTTCTGGACCGCGTGCTCCACAGCAACGTCCACTATCCCAGCGACTACGGTTTCATCCCGCAGTCGTACTACGACGACGAGGACCCCTTCGACGTGCTCGTCCTCGTCGAGGACCAGACGTTCCCCGGCTGCATCATCGAGGCCCGTCCCGTCGCGCTGATGAAGATGGACGACGACGGCGAGCAGGACGACAAGGTCATCGCCGTCCCCAGCGAGGACCCGCGCTACGACCACATCGAGGACCTCGAAGACATCCCCCAGCAGCAACTCGACGAGATCGACGAGTTCTTCGCGACCTACAAGAACCTCGAGGCGGGTAAGGAAGTCGAGACCCAGGGCTGGGAGGACAAGCAGGCCGCTTACGACGCGATCGAACACGCCCAGGAACTCTACGAAGAGAACTTCGAGTAA